The following proteins come from a genomic window of Anguilla rostrata isolate EN2019 chromosome 17, ASM1855537v3, whole genome shotgun sequence:
- the mylpfa gene encoding myosin regulatory light chain 2, skeletal muscle produces the protein MAPKKAKRRQQAEGGSSNVFSMFEQSQIQEYKEAFTIIDQNRDGIISKDDLRDVLASMGQLNVKNEELEAMVKEASGPINFTVFLTMFGEKLKGADPEDVIVSAFKVLDPEGTGSIKKEFLEELLTTQCDRFSAEEMKNLWAAFPPDVAGNVDYKNICYVITHGEEKEE, from the exons ATG GCACCCAAGAAGGCAAAGAGGAGGCAGCAGGCCGAGGGCGGGTCCTCCAATGTCTTCTCCATGTTTGAGCAGAGCCAGATTCAGGAGTACAAGGAG GCTTTCACAATCATCGACCAGAACAGAGACGGTATCATCAGCAAAGATGACCTCAGAGACGTGCTGGCCTCCATGG gCCAGTTGAACGTGAAGAATGAGGAGCTGGAGGCCATGGTGAAGGAGGCCAGCGGCCCCATCAACTTCACTGTGTTCTTGACCATGTTCGGCGAGAAGCTGAAGG gtGCTGACCCTGAAGACGTCATTGTCAGTGCCTTCAAGGTCCTGGACCCCGAGGGAACCGGCTCAATCAAGAAGGAATT CCTTGAGGAGCTGCTGACCACTCAGTGCGACAGGTTCTCCGCAGAGGAG atgaAGAACCTGTGGGCCGCCTTCCCCCCAGATGTGGCCGGAAACGTTGACTACAAGAACATCTGCTACGTCATCACACAcggagaggagaaggaagagtag